The genomic interval ATCACGGATCCAGACGTCATCGGTTTTGATATCAATGAGGGTGATGTTGTCTCTTGTGCTTAAATGTGCTAGCGCTTGGTCTTGATGGGATTTTTCACAGAGGATTTTGACGGCTGTGTGTGGCGCAATGGTTTCTACGAGCTTTGCGAACTCCGCAAAAATATGCGGTCGTGAATTTGGCCAAAGTTTTTCTGAACAGGGCCAAGCAAGATAAATGGCGGATTGAGGATGCCATTCGGCGGGCATGCTCATTTTTCAATCGCTCTGAGTTTGAGTTGATCGTAGGCGTCGATGCGACGGTCGCGAAAGAAGGGCCAGATTTGGCGATGTTCGCGAAGTTGTTTTAGGTCGAGATCGGCAAAAAGGATTTCTTCTTCATTTGAACTAGCTTGGGCAAGTGTTTGACCATAAAAATCTGAGATGAAAGATTGACCCCAAAACTGAATGGGTTCTTCAATGCCGACACGATTGACAGCGGCGTAGTAACAGCCGTTGGCAACTGCGTGTCCCAGTTGAACTTGTGTCCAAGAATGAGCTTGTTGAGCTCCGTGTTCTTCTTTTTCGTCGGGCAGCCAGCCAATAGCAGTTGGAACAAGAATGATTTCGGCGCCGGCTAAGCATGCGAGGCGGGCTGTCTCGGGGAACCATTGATCCCAGCAGATGATGAGTGATATTTTACCGAATTGGGTTTCGAAGACGGGGACGCCTAAATTGCCGGGAGTGAAGTAGAATTTTTCTTCAAAATAAGGATCTTGGGGGATGTGTAATTTTCGGTATTTACCTAGGTAAGTCCCATCGGCATCAATTATCACTGAAGTGTTGTAGTAGACTCCGTTGAGAGCTTCTTCAAAGAATGAGAGTGCGAGTACGACGCCATGGTTTTTAGCGCATTGTTGAAAGTCTGCTAAGAGTTCTTGGTCAATTTTTTGTGCGTATTGAAAGTGTTCGGTATTTTGCTCACGACAAAAGTAGTTGCTCAAGAAAAGTTCTTGCGTACAAATGATGTTGGCTCCACTTTTCGCGGCATCCGCAATGAGTTTGAGGTGCTGTTTTTTGTTGGCTTCGGGTGAGCCGTAGTCGCGACTTTGGAGGAGGGCTAATTTAGGCATGGTCAAGTTTGTTTAGCAGCGCAGTTTTGGGCCAGTTTCGATGGTGATGCTTTCTTTGTCTCTGACGCGATCTGTGAGTTCAGTGATGAGTTCTTGGGAAGGGAGGAAAAAGCAGCCTTCAACTTGGCCTTCAAATTCGTAAGCTTCAGTGCAAGGAGTGAGTTCTTTTTTTTCATCAAGGATTAAGTAGACAGATCCGTTAAAATCAGGTTCGCTTGCGGAGATCGTTTCGCTGGATTCAAGACGTTCTTTTGATGAGTCCGAGACGTCAATACATTCGCTTTTTATGGCAAATGGCGCAATTGCCTCTTCGAATTCTGAGCTGCTTTCTGTGAGGGTGATAAAATCGGCAGAAAAACTCGGCATCAGTTGTGAGGGCATTTGTCCGCTGCTGAGTTCAGACCATGTGTAGCGATCAAAGGCAATATAAGCTTGTTTGGTGTCGAGTTTGGCGAGTGCGTCGGCAAAGGCTGGGATATCATCCGTTGCTAATTTCCAGAGGCTGAGTTTTGGGGCGTAAAAATTTTGAAATTGTTGGTCTTGCTGAGTCATATTAAAAAAGTGTTGAGTTACTTAATAAAAGAGTTTGTCTTACATATTATAGGGGTTTGCAAAAAAGTCCTTTTAGATTAACGTATTCACTAGTTTTTTAAACCTGTATTACGCAAGGGGGTTTCTTAACCCCCTTTTTGTATGGTTAGATTTATGAATAATTGAATGTTAGGAATTGGAATATGAATAGTGAACTTGTTGCAATGGTTGAATACCTTGAGCAGGAAAAAGCCATCGATAAGGCAATCCTTTTCGACCTCATTGAAGATGCAATGGCATCGGTCTACGAGAAAGAGGTTGGTGAAGAATCAGAGATCAAGGTTGAGATTAATCGCCGTACGGGTGATGTGACAATTATTGCTGATGTAGTTATCGCTGAAGAAGTTTTTGACAAGCGTCATGAAATTGACTTGGCTTCAGCTCAAAAAGAATACGGTGATGAAGTAGCTATTGGCGACACAGTCAAGTGGACGCTTCAGCAAGATCAAATGAGCCGCATTGCAGCTCAGAATACACGTCAAGCAATTATGCAACGCCTTCGTACTTTCGAAAAAGAGCGCGTTGTTGAAGAGTATTCAGATATGGTTGGTGAACTTATCTCAGGTACAGTTCGTCACTTTGAAAAGAACGAGCTTATTGTTGACTTCGGTCGTGCCCAAGGTGGCTTAGGTAAAATGGATCGCGTACCTCGCGAACGTTTTGATAATGGCGACCACATCACAGCACTTCTTAAAGAGATTGATGAACGCAAATCGGGTCCAAGTATTGTTCTTTCTAGAACGGACGCGAAACTTGTAACTAAGCTTTTTGAACGCGAAGTGACAGAGATCACAAATGGTCTTGTAGAAATCAAAGCTGTAGCACGTAAGGCGGGTTTCCGTACTAAGATTGCTGTAGCTTCAGATTCACTTGATCCAGTAGGTGCCTGTATCGGTATCCGCGGTTCACGAGTAAAAACGATCTGCCAAGAACTCAACAACGAAAAGCTCGATATCATCGGTTACAGCGAAGATGAAGAAGAGTACGTTCGTGAAGCTTTCAAACCTAATCCAATTGAAGAAGTTGAGATCGACCAAGATGGCCGCCTCATTAAACTTCTCGTAAGCGAAGAATCCTACAAGTCAATTGTGGGTCGTGATGGTGAAAATATTCGCCTTACAGAAGAGCTTATGGACTGGGATATCGAAGTGGAAAAATATGTTTACGATACAGAGATTACTTTTGACGAACATATCCAAGAAGCTTATCAGACAATGATGAAGCTCCCCAATATGGATGAAGGCAAAGCACGCATGATGATTGATGGCGGCTACCTTTCACTCGAGGGCGTTTCTGAAGCGTCGACAGATGATTTGGTTGAAGCTGGAATTGAAGCTGACCACGCCACTGAAATTATAGAATACGCAAAATCAAGACTCCAATAGGAGGTTTAAGTAATTATGGCAAATCAAAGACAAAGACCCCAAGGCGGTCGCCCAGGCGGCGGTCGTAGAGGCGCAACTCGTAAGAAAGGCGGAAAAGTTACGCTTAAAAAGACTGAGGTCATTTTAGACGAAAAATGTGTATTGGCGATTGCTCGTCGCTTACACTTAGCTCCAGAAAGTGTTCTTAACTTTTTAGCTGACCAAGGTTTTGACGACCTGACTTTAGAATCAATTCTCGAAGATGATTACATCGAAATCGTAGAAGAGCACAAAGATGAAATGGAGCATCGCGATCCGAACGAGATCCACATGAAGCCCCCATTCATCGTTAAAGATGTTGCAGAAGCTATTGGTGAAAAACCAAACGTGGTTGTGAGTGAGCTCATGAAAATGCGCGTTTTCGCTTCTATCACGCAGTCAATTGCTGCAGACAAATGTGAAGCACTCCTTAAATCACGAGGCTTAAAACTCGTTGCTGACAAGAGAGAGAAAAAAGAAGAATCAAAGCCAGTTGTTAAGCTCTCTGAGCCTGAGCAACCAGAAGATAAAGAAGCTGATCGCGTTGCACGTCCTCCAATAGTGGCGGTGATGGGTCACGTTGACCACGGTAAAACTTCGCTCCTCGATGCTCTTAGAGACACGAACGTTGTAGCTGGTGAAGCTGGCGCAATTACTCAGCACACAGGTGCGAGTATGGTTGAGCGCAAAGGCATGAAAGTGACGTTTCTCGATACACCTGGTCACTCAGCTTTC from Lentisphaera araneosa HTCC2155 carries:
- a CDS encoding carbon-nitrogen hydrolase, which produces MPKLALLQSRDYGSPEANKKQHLKLIADAAKSGANIICTQELFLSNYFCREQNTEHFQYAQKIDQELLADFQQCAKNHGVVLALSFFEEALNGVYYNTSVIIDADGTYLGKYRKLHIPQDPYFEEKFYFTPGNLGVPVFETQFGKISLIICWDQWFPETARLACLAGAEIILVPTAIGWLPDEKEEHGAQQAHSWTQVQLGHAVANGCYYAAVNRVGIEEPIQFWGQSFISDFYGQTLAQASSNEEEILFADLDLKQLREHRQIWPFFRDRRIDAYDQLKLRAIEK
- the nusA gene encoding transcription termination factor NusA, which produces MNSELVAMVEYLEQEKAIDKAILFDLIEDAMASVYEKEVGEESEIKVEINRRTGDVTIIADVVIAEEVFDKRHEIDLASAQKEYGDEVAIGDTVKWTLQQDQMSRIAAQNTRQAIMQRLRTFEKERVVEEYSDMVGELISGTVRHFEKNELIVDFGRAQGGLGKMDRVPRERFDNGDHITALLKEIDERKSGPSIVLSRTDAKLVTKLFEREVTEITNGLVEIKAVARKAGFRTKIAVASDSLDPVGACIGIRGSRVKTICQELNNEKLDIIGYSEDEEEYVREAFKPNPIEEVEIDQDGRLIKLLVSEESYKSIVGRDGENIRLTEELMDWDIEVEKYVYDTEITFDEHIQEAYQTMMKLPNMDEGKARMMIDGGYLSLEGVSEASTDDLVEAGIEADHATEIIEYAKSRLQ